The genomic region GGAATTGACGCGTTCACACGTTGGACGGGCAAACGTCTGGCTTGGCTGATCCTGCTCGCCGTCGTCATCTCGGCGCTGAATGCGATCATCCGAAAGACATTGGACACGTCCTCCAACTCGTGGCTCGAGCTGCAATGGGTGCTTTTCAGCATCGTGTTCCTGCTGTGCGCGTCCTGGACGCTGCTCGACAACGAGCACATCCGGATCGACATCTTCAATAGCATGATGCCGAAACGGGCTCGCAACATCATCGACATCATCGGGCACATCTTCTTCCTGATCCCGCTGACCGTTGTCATGATCGTGACCGGAATACCGTTCTTCCTGCGCTCGCTCCAGATCAACGAGCAATCCGGCAATGCGGGCGGCCTGCCACAATGGCCGGCAAAAGCGCTGATCATGATCGGCTTCGCCCTCCTGCTCGTTCAAGGCATCTCCGAGCTGATCAAGCGAATCGCGATCATGCGCGGCATGATCCCGGACCCACACGAGTCGCAGGTGTCCGCACTGGAGGCCGAGGTCGAGCACCTCGTCGAAGCGATCGAAAAGAAGTAGCCGTTGGCGACGGTTTAGGGGGAAGTCATGACCGCGTTTATTATCGCCAATCTGGCGCCCATCATGTTCGCGACGCTCGTGATCGTGCTGCTGCTCGGCTACCCGGCAGCATTTTCGCTCGGCGCCGTCGGCCTGTTCTTCGCCATCATCGGCGTTCAGCTCGGCCAATTCCACCCGGACTTTCTCCAGGCCCTGCCGGAGCGCGTCTACGGCGTGATGAACAACGACACGCTGCTCGCCATTCCCTTCTTCACCTTCATGGGATTGGTGCTCGAGCGCTCCGGCATGGCGGAGGATCTGCTCGACACCATCGGCCAGTTGTTCGGCACCATCCGCGGCGGCCTCGCCTACGCGGTGGTGTTCGTCGGCGCGCTGCTTGCGGCGACCACCGGCGTCGTGGCGGCCTCGGTGATCTCGATGGGCCTGATCTCGCTGCCGATCATGCTGCGCTACGGCTACGACCGCCGCGTGGCGACCGGCATCATCGCGGCCTCCGGTACGCTGGCGCAGATCATTCCGCCCTCACTCGTCCTGATCGTGATGGCCGACCAGCTCGGCAAGTCGGTCGGCGACATGTACGAGGGCGCATTCATTCCGGGCCTGGTGCTCGCCGGCCTCTATGCAGGTTACGCGTTCCTCGTGACCATGATTTTCCCGAAGGCGGCGCCGGGTCTTCCCAAGGAGGCGATCGGATTCCGCGAGGAGAGCGGCGACCGCGGCCTCAAGTCGCTCGGCGTGCTGTTCCTGGCGAGCTGCGTCTTCGGCTGGTTCATGATGCGGAATTCGGAGACACACGGCGCCGACTTCGTCGTGCTCAGCATGTTCTTCGGCATTCTCTTCGCGTTCTTCGTCGCCATCGCGAACTGGGTCCTCGACAAGCTGACGGGCTACCGCTTCCTCTCGAAGATGGCGCAACAGACCACCTTCGTCATGGTGCCCCCGCTATTCCTGATCTTCCTGGTGCTGGGCACGATCTTCATCGGCGTCGCGACGCCCACCGAAGGCGGTGCGATGGGTGCAGCCGGCGCCCTCATTCTCGGAGCCGCGAAGCGGCGGCTGACCTGGGACCTGATCCGACAGGCCACCGAATCGACGGCGAAGCTGTCCGCGTTCGTCGTCTTCATCCTGGTCGGGGCACGCGTGTTCTCGCTCACCTTCTACGGCGTCAGCGGCCATGTCTGGGTCGAGCACCTGCTGACATCCCTGCCCGGCGGCCAGATCGGCTTCCTGATCTTCGTCAACGCCTTCGTCTTCGTGCTGGCGTTCTTCCTCGACTTCTTCGAGCTTGCCTTCATCGTGATCCCGCTGCTCGGGCCGGCTGCCGAGCATCTCGGCATCGACCTGATCTGGTTCGGCGTCATCCTGGGCGTCAACATGCAGACGTCGTTCATGCATCCGCCGTTCGGATTTGCGCTGTTCTATTTGCGCTCGGTCGCGCCGAAGGAACGTTATACCGATCGCGTCACCGGCAAACGCATGGAGCCGGTCACGACGGGACAGATCTATTGGGGTGCGGTGCCGTTCGTCGTCATCCAGATGATCATGGTGCTGCTCGTGATCATGTTCCCGTCGATGGTGATGCACTACAAGGGCGTGCAGTCCACCGTCGATCCCAACAGCATCAAGATCGATATTCCCCAGATCGATCTGCCGCCGCTCGACTTCGGCCAGCCGAAGCAATAGCGCCCGGCCCGCCTGCAAAAAAACCCGGAGCGAAAGCTCCGGGTTTTTTCGTTTGGGCCGATCGTGCGCTCTGCGATCAGCTCTGCGAGTTGCGCGCCATGAAGTTGTCATAGCCGACTTCGGCGACCTGGAACCACTGATATCCGTTGTTCGAGAACGCGGTCAGCGATTCGTAGACCTTCTTGAAGTCCGCGTTGGTAGCCGAGACTTCGGTGTGCAGCTCCTTTGCCGCCTTGAAGCAGGCTTGCATGACCTCGGGCGAGAACGGATGCAGCTTGGCGCCGGCCGCGAGCAGGCGCCGCAACGCCGGTGGATTGGCCTGGTCGTACTTCGCCATCATCCAGTTGTTGGCGTAGTGCCCCGCCTGCTCGAGGATGCTCTGATAGTGCTTCGGCAGAGCATTCCACTTGTCCTGGTTGACGAAGGCGAGCAGCATCGGCCCGCCTTCCCACCAGCCCGGGAAGTAATAATGCGGCGCGACTTTCACGAAGCCGAGCTTCTCGTCGTCATAGGGCCCGACCCATTCCGCTGCGTCGATGGTGCCCTTCTCCAGCGCCGGATAGATGTCGCCACCGGCGATCTGCTGCGGCACCGCGCCGAGTTTGGCCATCACTTTTCCGGCGAAGCCGCCGATGCGGAATTTCAACCCGCTGAAGTCCTGGGGCGTCTTGACCTCCTTGCGGAACCAGCCACCCATCTGACAGCCGGTGTTGCCAGCAAGCAGCGAGACGACGTTGTACTTCTTGTAGAACTCGTTGAGAATCTCCCTGCCGCCGCCCAGCATGTACCAGGCCTGGTTGATGCGCATGTTCGGTCCGAACGGCACGGCCGAGCCGAAGGTGAAGGTCGGGTCCTTGCCGAAATAATAATAAGACGCGGTGTGGCCGATTTCGCAGGTGCCGTTCTGCACGGCATCGAGCACCTGAAGGCCCGGCACGATCTCGCCGCCGGCAAATGTCTGAATCTGGAATTTGTTGTCGGTCGCTTCCGCGACCATCTTGGCCATCATCTCGGCGCCGCCATAGAGCGTGTCGAGCGATTTTGGCCAGCTCGTCGGCATGCGCCATTTGATCTCGGGCGTCGTCTGCGCGATCGCTGGAGCGGCGAGCGTGGCGACACCCGCCGCACCAAGCCCGGTGACCTTGATGAAATCTCGTCTTTTCATGATTTCCTACCCTGATGGATTGTGACGGTGGGCCTTCTTGCCGAGGCTTGGAGGCCAGCATGGAACATGTGTCGTCCGATTTCCATCCCTCACGATGTGAGGGACGAAAATGCCCAGCTCCCGCGCCATCCGGTCCTACGACTTTAGGCTTAGACGGCCCGCGGCCCTGGCCGTTCCCATCACGCCCGCCTCGGCCGGGCATGACGGGCGCGCCGGGCACGTGACAAGCGCCGGAAACACGGGCATACCGCGCCATTCCCCCAACCTAAGGCCGCCACGCATGTCGCGATCCTACCCTGCTCCATCGCTCGTTGGTTCGTTGATCGCGTCGCTCTGGCTGGGATGTGCGGCAATGCCGGCGCATGCTGAGCTGAGCGCGAATGTCATGGCCGACGTCCATGCGTTGGCGCAAAAAGAGCAGCAGCCGCTGCTCGACACGCTGCGCGATCTCGTCAGCATCGAATCCGGCAGCAAGGATGTCGAAGGTCTGAACCAGATCGCCCAGCGCGTTGCCGGCCAGCTCAAGCAGCTCGGCGGCACGGTGGAGATCCTCGAACCCACCGACGTCTATCGCCTCGACGACACACCCGAGAAGATCGGCCCGGCCGTACACGCCGTATTCAAGGGCACCGGCAGCAAGAAGATCATGCTGATCGCCCACATGGACACCGTGTACCTGAAGGGCATGCTGAAGGATCAACCGTTCCGCATCGACGGCGACAAGGCCTACGGCCTCGGCATTGCCGACGACAAGCAGGGCGTCGCGCTCATTCTTCATACCGTGGCGTTGCTGCAGAAGCTGAGCTTCCGGGACTACGGCACGCTCACGGTGCTCACCAATGGCGACGAGGAGATCTCCTCACCGGGCTGGCGCAGCACCATCACCAGGTTCGCTGCGGATCAGGATGTGGTGTTCTCCTTTGAAGGCGGCGGTACCGACGGCACGCTGCGGCTGGCCACCAGCGGCATCGGCTCGGCCTATCTCACGGTGCAGGGCAAGTCGTCACATGCAGGCTCACGGCCCGAGGGCGGCGTCAACGCGCTGTACGAGCTCTCCCACCAGCTCCTGCAGATGAAGGACCTGTCCAAACCAGAGCAGGGCCTGAAACTGAACTGGACGGTCTCCAAGGCCGGCACCAACCGCAACGTGATCCCCGCGGAGGCCACGGCCCAGGCCGACGCACGTGCACTTAAGGTCGCCGATTTCGACGAGCTCGAGAAGACACTGCAGGAGAAGATCAAGAATAACCTGCTGCCCGAGTCCAAGGTCGAGCTGAAATTCGAGGTGCGCCGTCCGCCGCTGGAGGCCAACGACGCCTCACGTCGAGTCGCGGCCCACGGCAAGACGATCTATGAGGAGATCGGACTGCCTCTCAAAGTCGACGAGAAGGCGACCGGCGGCGGCACCGACGCGGCGTTTGCCGCACTCAAGACCAGCGGAGCCGTGGTGGAAGGCATGGGCCTGTCGGGGTTCGGCGCGCATTCCAACGATGCCGAATATGTGCAGCTCAACAGCATCGTGCCGCGGCTTTATCTGACCACACGCATGATCATGGATCTGTCCACCGGCAAGCTGAAATAGCCCGATCTTCCTTCTCTCCTCACGTCCGCCGAAGCCTTGGCAAAGGCGGATGTGGGAGAAAGTGGCGCGTCAGCGCCGCGCCGCGTTCAAATCAACGTCGCCCGACTTCTCTGCCAGCCTGAACCGCAGCGTGAACTGCGCGCCGCCGCCCGGACGATTCTCCACCGCAACCGTCGCCGCGTGATCATCCGCCACGGCGCGCACGATCGACAGCCCGAGGCCGGCGCCGTCGCTGCGCTGGCGGTCGGCGCGCCAGAAGCGGTGGAAGATCAATTCGCGCTCGGCTTCCGCGATTCCCGGCCCGCAATCGCGCACGCGCACCGCGCCATCCTCGCTCACATCGACATCGACCGACGTGTCCATTGCCGTGAACTTGATGGCGTTTTCGGCGAGATTGAAGATCGCGCGCTGGAGCATCACCGAATTGCCGTGGATCAGCACCGGCGCCTCGGTGCCCCTCAGCGCGATATCCTTGTGCTGTGCGATCGCGAGCGGCGCGATCGAACCGACCACCTCGGCGCAGACCGCGCGCAAATCCGCGGTCTCGCCGGGATCGAGCACCAGCGTGTCGAGCTCGGCGATCTCCAGTAGCTGCGCGACGATGCGGCTCATGCCCTCGATGTCCGCATGCAGCGCATGCCGTGCGGCGCCATCGCCGAGCGTCTCGATCCGCGTGCGCAGGATCGCGAGCGGCGTGCGCAATTGATGCGCGGCGTCGGCGGTGAACTGCCGCTGCACCCGAAAGCCGTCCTCGAGGCGGTCGAGCGCCTGGTTGACGGCGGTGACGAGCGGCATGATCTCGCGCGGAATCTGCTCCGTCGGCAGGCGGATGTCCGTGCGCGCCGGGCCGATATTGCTCGCCTCCTCGGAGGCCTTCCATAGCGGCGCAACAGCGCGGCGAAAGATGATGATGTCGATGCCGAGCAGGACCAGCAGGATCGGAATGGTGATCCATCCGACCCGCCGGAAGAAGTTCGATACGATGTCGTCGATGATGACGTCGCGGTGCGCGAGGTCCTCCGCGACGCGAATGCGTATCACCTTGCCGTCGATGGTGCGGGTGACTCCAGCCCCGGAAATCGTTTCGGAGAGCGGCGGTGGCGCGGCCGCCGCAGTGCCGGTCTTGCGCCGCGACGAAAACAGCAGATTCCCCCGGCATCGCGAATGTCGTACTGGTAGCGGCCATAGGCTTCTGAATAAAGGCCCTTGAGACTGTCCGGCAGGTTGAACGTCAGCAGCCCGTCGGGCTGGGCGACGATGCGCTCGGCCAACACCTCGGCCTGCGCGCGCATGGCATCGCGATGCAGCTGGTCGATCTCTGAATTGAGCAGCCAGAACAGCACCAGCGGCAGGAAGATCGCGACCACCGCGACCGCCACGATGTGCAGGAACACGATGCGCCAGATCAGCGATTTGAACGTCGGCGACCTCCCATGGATCCCGGCGCGGAATCCGGCGTGAGATCCGATCCGGGCCACGCTATTTCTCCTCGGCCATGAGATAGCCGACGCCACGGATGGTGTGGATCACGACCTTGGCGCCATGCTCGGCGAGCTGCTTGCGCAGCCGCGAGACGTAGACCTCGACCGCGTTGGAGGCGACCTCGCCATCGAGGCCGAAGATGTGGTCCTCGACGTTCTTCTTCGGTACCACCCGCCCCTGCCGGCGCAGCAGGATCTCGAGCACCGAGGTCTCGCGCGCGGAGATGATGCGCGGCTGGTCGTCGACGAAGATCTGGCGGCTCTCGGTGTCATAGACGAGGTTGGCGAGGCGCAGCGAGCGGCCAAGCAACTGGCCCGGACGGCGCAGGATCGCCTCCAGTCGCGCCACCAGCTCCTCCATCGCGAACGGTTTGGCGAGATAGTCGTCGGCGCCGCTGCGCAGGCCGCTGACACGATCTTGCAAGCCGCCGCGCGCGGTCAGCACCAGCACCGGCAACGGCTCCATCTGCCGGCGAAGCTCACGCAGCACCGACAGGCCATCGCCGTCGGGTAGTCCGAGGTCGAGGATCATCGCGGCATAGCTGACGCTGCTGACCGCCTCGCGCGCTTCGGCAGCGCTGCCGACGATGTCGCTCTCATAGCCGGCCGCCGACAGCCCGCCGGCAACGAGCCGCGACAGCTCGGCATTGTCCTCGACGATCAGAAGGCGCATCGCATTTTCCCGCGGGATGTTCCGGTGTCACCGCACGGCTTCCGCCGCATCTTCGCTGTCTTCCATCATCCGGGGCATCTCGGCCAGCGAAAAAGCACCCGGCGGGCCGGCCGCTCCCTTCCGTCAGGTTCCTGTAAGCCAGTCCGGGCACGAGCGGATGAGGTCGCGGATGGCCCGGAAATTTACCTCCTTGGGCCCCGCCGCCGTCGGCCCTGCCGAGGAACGAACACCCCCGCGAACCGTTCAACTCAGCTGCAACATTTCTCATTTGATGGGGCGTCGTGCAGACCACCTAAGGTAATGCACATGCGCCTTGCACGACGAACACGTTCCAGCTCCCTTCTATCCGATTGCTTGGGCGCCATCACGCGACATCCAGGCGCCGCCGCGTTTGCTGCCGCAGGTACCCTCGTTGCGGCTACCGCAATCATAAACCGGCGGCTCGCGAACAAAGCGCAACGCGATAATCCTCCGCAGGGTCGGTTCATCGACGTCGAGGGGGTTCGCCTGCACTATTTGGAACGCGGCAGAGGCAAGCCGCTAGTCTTGTTTCACGGCAATGGCAGCATGGTCCAGGATTTCGTCTCGAGTGGATTGATCGATCTCGCAGCCGAGAACTACAGGGTCATAGTGTTCGATCGTCCCGGTTTTGGGCATAGCTCGCGGCCAAGGCACGTCGTCTGGACTCCGGATGCCCAGGCGGACCTGTTCAAGAAGGCCCTCGATCAGTTGGGCGTCTCTCAAGCGATTGTCCTTGGCCATTCATGGGGAGCGTCGGTTGCGGTTGCGCTGGCGACAAGACATCCTTCGTTCGTGCAGGCTCTCGTATTGGCCTCGGGCTATTATTTCCCGACTCCCCGCGCGGACAGCGCGGCGTCGGTGCTGTCCGCCCTACCGGTGGTCGGGGACGTCATCAGCTCCACGATTTCGCCGCTAGCCGGTCGGATGATGTGGCCCGCGATGTTGCGCAAGCTGTTTGGCCCCCGGCCGGTCCCGAACAAGTTCGCCGGCTTTCCGAAAGAAATGGCGTTGCGCCCATCACAGATGCGGGCCACAGCGGCCGAAGCGACGATGTTGATCTCCGCCGCATTCTCAGGTTCGAAGACTTATGCAGAACTCAAGATGCCGACGATCATTATCGCGGGCCAGAACGATCGTCTGATCGATATCAAGCAGTCGGTCAGGCTGCATGGCGAGGTCAAGCAGAGCAAATTGCACCGGATCGACGGAGCGGGACACATGATTCATCATTCCGCAACCGCTGATGTGATGGCGGCCATCGACGAAGCTGCTGCCGAGGCCGTGTTGACCCATGGACGGGAAGGCCCAGGCGTTTCGCGAAGCAACGCGTAATCGCTCACGAACAACGCCGCTGATCGCCGTCGGCGAACCTCACGGCTCGTTTGCGGAGGATCGCTTCTGAGCCAACTCGGGCGCGGGACCACACTTCAACCCGCCCTCTCGGTCGAACGGAGACCTTTTCGACCGGGTATGGTATCTGTCGATCGCCCGTTGGCCGAGGTGCCGATTGGTCAGATAAAGCGGGAAAACGAAGCACAATGGTTCCTAGCCAGGTGACGATGCCCTTGTGGCACGAAAAGCACCTCCGGGCTGCCACTCGCGCCGCCGGTGTCGCTCTATGGTCCTGGAACGTTGATACCGACGCCATCACCATGGATGAACCCGCGTACGACCTTTGGGAGGTGCCCAAGGGCGAGCAGAAAATTACGTTCGAGATACTGTCCAAGAACATCCACCCCGCCGATCTTGAGAGGGTGAGATCGGCATTTGCCGCTACTCGCGCAGTCGTAGGCTCTTACGAGATAGATTTTCGTATTCTGACCGGCAGCGATATCCGTTGGATTTCCGCGCGGGGCCAGGGCGACGATGCCGACATCGCGGATCGAACGATGTTCGGTATTTTCCTGGACGTCACCCAACGCAAGCAAGCCGAGGAAGCCAACGAGCTCCTGGCGGGCGAGATGAGCCACCGGCTGAAAAACCTTCTCACCGTCGCAACGGCGCTGACGCAAATGAGCTCACGCTCGGCAGCATCAAAAGAGGATATGGCCCAGGAGCTGACCAGTCGCCTGATGGCTCTTGGACGTGCTCAGGACCTTGTGCGCCCGGTACCGGGACGAAATAGAGAAGGGACGCTTCTCGGAGACCTCATCTCTGTTCTGCTTGCGCCGTACGATGAGGAAGGAGCCAGCGTTCGTATTCGTGTCTCGGTCCCCAAGATGAACGTGGGAGAGGCTTCCAGCACAGCACTCGCCTTGGTGATGCATGAACTGGCAACCAACTCTGCGAAATACGGTGCGCTGTCCCTTTCAAGTGGCACCCTGGACGTATCGTGCAACGCTCACGAGGACGAGGTCGTGGTCAAGTGGACGGAGCGGGGTGGTCCCCCCGTTGTCGCTCCAACAAAGCTCGAAGGCTTTGGAAGCCAGTTGGTGCACCGAAGTATGGCCGCCCAGCTTGGCGGGACTATAACTTTTGACTGGTCGGAAGAGGGTGTGGTGGTCATCCTGCGCATGAGCAAAGACCGTCTTGCGAATTGATGTTGAGCTGATTTCCCGCGCCCACTCCTGTCACCCGTCTGCGATTGGCCCTTGGCTTTACTTCGTACGACGCTCCTGAAAAGCCTCTCTGAGTTCGGCCAGTTCATCGCTTGTCGCTCCCAATTCCACATCGGCACGGCTTGCAGGTAAATCCCTGTAAGCAATCGGCTGATCGAACTGGCTGGCCGTAAAGTCGTACCGCCGACCACCGATGCGATTGTAAAAATGGTCGCCGGCCGGCAGCGGCGTCCTCAGCAACTCGCCGCCGAAGAGCTCGTGGATCAGCAGCGAGGTGACGTTGCATTGCC from Bradyrhizobium lupini harbors:
- a CDS encoding TRAP transporter small permease subunit, giving the protein MQALLKLSNGIDAFTRWTGKRLAWLILLAVVISALNAIIRKTLDTSSNSWLELQWVLFSIVFLLCASWTLLDNEHIRIDIFNSMMPKRARNIIDIIGHIFFLIPLTVVMIVTGIPFFLRSLQINEQSGNAGGLPQWPAKALIMIGFALLLVQGISELIKRIAIMRGMIPDPHESQVSALEAEVEHLVEAIEKK
- a CDS encoding TRAP transporter large permease subunit, yielding MTAFIIANLAPIMFATLVIVLLLGYPAAFSLGAVGLFFAIIGVQLGQFHPDFLQALPERVYGVMNNDTLLAIPFFTFMGLVLERSGMAEDLLDTIGQLFGTIRGGLAYAVVFVGALLAATTGVVAASVISMGLISLPIMLRYGYDRRVATGIIAASGTLAQIIPPSLVLIVMADQLGKSVGDMYEGAFIPGLVLAGLYAGYAFLVTMIFPKAAPGLPKEAIGFREESGDRGLKSLGVLFLASCVFGWFMMRNSETHGADFVVLSMFFGILFAFFVAIANWVLDKLTGYRFLSKMAQQTTFVMVPPLFLIFLVLGTIFIGVATPTEGGAMGAAGALILGAAKRRLTWDLIRQATESTAKLSAFVVFILVGARVFSLTFYGVSGHVWVEHLLTSLPGGQIGFLIFVNAFVFVLAFFLDFFELAFIVIPLLGPAAEHLGIDLIWFGVILGVNMQTSFMHPPFGFALFYLRSVAPKERYTDRVTGKRMEPVTTGQIYWGAVPFVVIQMIMVLLVIMFPSMVMHYKGVQSTVDPNSIKIDIPQIDLPPLDFGQPKQ
- a CDS encoding TRAP transporter substrate-binding protein; translation: MKRRDFIKVTGLGAAGVATLAAPAIAQTTPEIKWRMPTSWPKSLDTLYGGAEMMAKMVAEATDNKFQIQTFAGGEIVPGLQVLDAVQNGTCEIGHTASYYYFGKDPTFTFGSAVPFGPNMRINQAWYMLGGGREILNEFYKKYNVVSLLAGNTGCQMGGWFRKEVKTPQDFSGLKFRIGGFAGKVMAKLGAVPQQIAGGDIYPALEKGTIDAAEWVGPYDDEKLGFVKVAPHYYFPGWWEGGPMLLAFVNQDKWNALPKHYQSILEQAGHYANNWMMAKYDQANPPALRRLLAAGAKLHPFSPEVMQACFKAAKELHTEVSATNADFKKVYESLTAFSNNGYQWFQVAEVGYDNFMARNSQS
- a CDS encoding M20/M25/M40 family metallo-hydrolase: MSRSYPAPSLVGSLIASLWLGCAAMPAHAELSANVMADVHALAQKEQQPLLDTLRDLVSIESGSKDVEGLNQIAQRVAGQLKQLGGTVEILEPTDVYRLDDTPEKIGPAVHAVFKGTGSKKIMLIAHMDTVYLKGMLKDQPFRIDGDKAYGLGIADDKQGVALILHTVALLQKLSFRDYGTLTVLTNGDEEISSPGWRSTITRFAADQDVVFSFEGGGTDGTLRLATSGIGSAYLTVQGKSSHAGSRPEGGVNALYELSHQLLQMKDLSKPEQGLKLNWTVSKAGTNRNVIPAEATAQADARALKVADFDELEKTLQEKIKNNLLPESKVELKFEVRRPPLEANDASRRVAAHGKTIYEEIGLPLKVDEKATGGGTDAAFAALKTSGAVVEGMGLSGFGAHSNDAEYVQLNSIVPRLYLTTRMIMDLSTGKLK
- a CDS encoding response regulator transcription factor codes for the protein MRLLIVEDNAELSRLVAGGLSAAGYESDIVGSAAEAREAVSSVSYAAMILDLGLPDGDGLSVLRELRRQMEPLPVLVLTARGGLQDRVSGLRSGADDYLAKPFAMEELVARLEAILRRPGQLLGRSLRLANLVYDTESRQIFVDDQPRIISARETSVLEILLRRQGRVVPKKNVEDHIFGLDGEVASNAVEVYVSRLRKQLAEHGAKVVIHTIRGVGYLMAEEK
- a CDS encoding alpha/beta fold hydrolase translates to MRLARRTRSSSLLSDCLGAITRHPGAAAFAAAGTLVAATAIINRRLANKAQRDNPPQGRFIDVEGVRLHYLERGRGKPLVLFHGNGSMVQDFVSSGLIDLAAENYRVIVFDRPGFGHSSRPRHVVWTPDAQADLFKKALDQLGVSQAIVLGHSWGASVAVALATRHPSFVQALVLASGYYFPTPRADSAASVLSALPVVGDVISSTISPLAGRMMWPAMLRKLFGPRPVPNKFAGFPKEMALRPSQMRATAAEATMLISAAFSGSKTYAELKMPTIIIAGQNDRLIDIKQSVRLHGEVKQSKLHRIDGAGHMIHHSATADVMAAIDEAAAEAVLTHGREGPGVSRSNA
- a CDS encoding sensor histidine kinase; this translates as MPLWHEKHLRAATRAAGVALWSWNVDTDAITMDEPAYDLWEVPKGEQKITFEILSKNIHPADLERVRSAFAATRAVVGSYEIDFRILTGSDIRWISARGQGDDADIADRTMFGIFLDVTQRKQAEEANELLAGEMSHRLKNLLTVATALTQMSSRSAASKEDMAQELTSRLMALGRAQDLVRPVPGRNREGTLLGDLISVLLAPYDEEGASVRIRVSVPKMNVGEASSTALALVMHELATNSAKYGALSLSSGTLDVSCNAHEDEVVVKWTERGGPPVVAPTKLEGFGSQLVHRSMAAQLGGTITFDWSEEGVVVILRMSKDRLAN